One window of Elaeis guineensis isolate ETL-2024a chromosome 11, EG11, whole genome shotgun sequence genomic DNA carries:
- the LOC105034113 gene encoding BTB/POZ domain-containing protein At5g41330, whose product MVDGGWAPSNGIYPSSLQPKTATSPPLPASITIAFDMEHSFLEPHGSPSTRWSNAHGPLIIAHRAVHLVRLPSNRIKTPDGSLPRFHPVVSQPSNPPSLTSQPLDQSIRWSFLNPVLTNPTGPDFSTHRNISFSERRMPPFSGTLPSSAGLNPKRQEPSIVTLNVGGQLFQTTPQTLSLAGPKSLLSSLPSYSSSSSPSEIPFVDRDPEFFSLLLSLLRTGRLPSSSSSAFDLDDLLAEARFYGLDPDLLLSPLTNPSLFDPFALRRSLALPLPGRDPPSAISAGPSDSLLVAHGSKITAFDPTLRRRATALTRFPAVDSLLALSPSLAAAGATDFPGLHLLDLTHAGSVARALHWSPLPATATTSSPAASGATVQAIGASPDLLFGSFESCRRNASAILAFDRNTFDPVAEIGRREIYGAELDSAIPATKLNWIHGFNLLMAAGSHGGPSGLLGNIRLWDMRSGDAVWNLKEKSDCFADITVSDGLSAMFKVGVNSGEVFMADLRKLSADEPWVCLGDARKAATGRKEGSGCRIESHGRQVFCSRGGEVEMWTEVLMGPSTRSSEDGLNGERIMRRNMMGRAKDAGEKKITLLGFGGSRMVVARKDEQCVEVWESSARS is encoded by the coding sequence ATGGTGGATGGAGGATGGGCCCCCTCTAATGGCATCTATCCTTCCTCTCTCCAACCGAAAACAGCCACTAGTCCGCCCCTGCCGGCCTCAATTACAATCGCCTTCGATATGGAACATTCATTTCTAGAACCCCACGGCTCCCCCTCCACTAGATGGTCAAACGCCCACGGTCCACTAATAATCGCTCACCGTGCCGTCCATCTCGTCCGATTGCCGTCTAACCGTATAAAAACTCCCGACGGAAGTCTTCCAAGATTCCATCCCGTCGTCAGCCAACCCTCAAACCCACCATCCTTGACCAGTCAACCCCTTGACCAGTCAATCCGTTGGTCCTTTTTAAACCCGGTTCTCACTAACCCTACCGGCCCTGATTTCTCCACCCACCGTAACATTAGCTTTTCGGAGAGAAGAATGCCTCCGTTTTCGGGCACGTTGCCCTCCTCGGCCGGCCTCAACCCGAAGCGGCAAGAGCCCAGCATCGTAACCCTCAACGTCGGCGGTCAGCTCTTCCAGACCACCCCCCAAACCCTCTCCCTCGCCGGCCCCAAATCCCTTCTCTCCTCCCTCCCctcctattcttcttcttcttctccttctgagATCCCCTTCGTCGACCGCGACCCCgagttcttctctctcctcttatCTCTCCTCCGCACCGGCCgcctcccctcctcctcctcctccgccttcGACCTCGACGACCTCCTCGCCGAGGCCCGCTTCTACGGCCTCGACCCCGACCTCCTCCTCTCCCCTCTCACTAATCCTTCCCTCTTCGACCCCTTCGCCCTCCGCCGCTCCCTCGCCCTCCCCCTCCCCGGCCGCGACCCCCCATCCGCCATCTCCGCCGGCCCCTCGGACTCCCTCCTCGTCGCCCACGGCAGCAAGATCACCGCCTTCGACCCCACCCTTCGCCGCCGCGCTACCGCCCTCACCCGCTTCCCCGCCGTCGATTCCCTCCTCGCCCTCTCCCCTTCCCTCGCCGCCGCCGGCGCCACCGATTTCCCCGGCCTCCACCTCCTCGATCTCACCCACGCCGGCTCCGTCGCCCGCGCCCTCCACTGGTCCCCCCTCCCTGCCACCGCCACAACCTCCTCCCCCGCTGCCTCCGGCGCCACCGTCCAGGCCATCGGTGCCTCCCCCGATCTCCTGTTTGGCAGCTTCGAGTCCTGCCGGAGGAACGCCAGCGCGATCCTCGCCTTCGATCGCAACACCTTCGATCCCGTCGCCGAGATCGGTCGCCGGGAGATCTACGGCGCCGAGCTCGACTCTGCCATCCCAGCCACGAAACTGAACTGGATCCACGGATTCAACCTCCTGATGGCCGCCGGATCCCACGGCGGCCCCTCAGGGCTATTGGGCAACATCAGGTTGTGGGACATGAGGTCCGGCGACGCCGTGTGGAATCTAAAAGAGAAATCCGACTGCTTCGCCGACATCACGGTTTCCGATGGCCTCTCGGCGATGTTCAAGGTCGGAGTAAACTCCGGCGAGGTGTTCATGGCGGATCTGAGGAAACTGAGCGCCGACGAGCCGTGGGTTTGCCTCGGCGACGCGAGGAAGGCGGCGACGGGGAGGAAAGAGGGAAGCGGGTGCCGAATCGAGAGCCACGGGAGGCAAGTGTTTTGCAGCAGGGGAGGGGAGGTGGAGATGTGGACGGAGGTGTTGATGGGGCCGTCGACGAGGAGCAGCGAAGATGGATTAAATGGGGAGAGAATAATGAGGAGGAATATGATGGGAAGGGCCAAGGATGCTGGAGAGAAGAAGATAACGTTGCTGGGGTTTGGGGGGAGTAGGATGGTGGTGGCAAGGAAGGATGAGCAGTGTGTGGAAGTGTGGGAGAGCTCGGCTAGGAGTTGA